One Bos taurus isolate L1 Dominette 01449 registration number 42190680 breed Hereford chromosome 3, ARS-UCD2.0, whole genome shotgun sequence DNA window includes the following coding sequences:
- the CCDC17 gene encoding coiled-coil domain-containing protein 17 isoform X11: MGPAGHPHSALLHWPSDPGGCATRTPGPPGAGGRQISSEEANRGELSRRLQGLAWTGNGKSRIFSLERELRELRAEAGRTRGALEKLGAHVQQLQANPVTRLNTVREAELCGPVLQATPGTLPAEIGALREAYIRGGGQDPGVLGWMWQLQAEASALELRRSRTRRGEQKRASQETSLERGKGGGRAGAAFKELLAVEAENRRLEAEILALQMQRGAGQTPWGQGEPRLGANPSPRLRREDPPSLPPPVAPQLPPSTRVLFLGGAEKASQLPGAMTRNPARDPHYLLPTTDVLGPAPYNPGAGFVIFYDFLRGLEASWVWVQLMTGLARDGRESGGTTALPPALCLPPPPAPGPMGNCAILASKQPVPRLPPSPSVALVCELRAWQGLAWAKAPQPKAWASLVLFDQNQRLLSGRWRLPFRALPPDPSLSPGHLSPGQLNRIPQVSVEDGGWVCSFTLQMQGHLTFPQGNQAELFLRLVNARDAGVQTLAEINPANAHEYQYPPLVPNSSSPEASPLTPTTAFVDPPPPEDA; this comes from the exons ATGGGCCCTGCTGGCCACCCACACTCAGCGCTTCTGCATTGGCCGTCAGACCCGGGAG GTTGTGCCACAAGAACACCAGGGCCTCCGGGAGCAGGAGGCCGGCAAATCAGCTCTGAAGAGGCTAACAGAGGAG AACTGAGCCGGCGCCTCCAAGGTTTGGCCTGGACCGGGAACGGGAAATCACGCATATTCAGTCTGGAGCGAGAGCTTCGAGAACTCCGGGCAGAGGCAGGGCGAACGCGGGGAGCTCTGGAGAAGTTAGGGGCGCACGTTCAGCAGCTCCAGGCCAACCCGGT CACCCGGCTGAACACCGTGAGAGAAGCAGAACTCTGTGGTCCGGTGCTACAGGCCACCCCAGGGACTCTGCCTGCGGAGATCGG GGCCCTGCGTGAGGCCTACATTCGAGGCGGGGGCCAGGACCCCGGCGTTCTGGGCTGGATGTGGCAGCTGCAAGCGGAGGCATCAGCTCTGGAGCTTCGGCGGTCGCGGACCCGCAGGGGTGAACAGAAGCGGGCCAGCCAGGAGACCTCTCTGGAAAGAGGGAAGGGCG GAGGACGGGCAGGTGCTGCATTCAAGGAGCTTCTAGCAGTGGAGGCTGAAAACCGGCGCCTGGAGGCAGAAATCCTGGCTTTGCAGATGCAGAGGGGCGCAGGCCAGACACCCTGGG GGCAAGGGGAGCCGAGACTTGGGGCCAATCCGAGCCCACGCCTGAGGAGGGAAGATCCCCCAAGCCTCCCGCCTCCAGTGGCTCCCCAGCTGCCGCCCTCCACCAGAGTCCTATTCTTGGGTGGCGCTGAGAAGGCT TCGCAGCTTCCTGGAGCCATGACCAGGAACCCGGCCAGGGATCCACACTACCTCCTGCCCACAACTGACGTCCTGGGCCCTGCACCCTACAACCCTGG GGCTGGCTTTGTCATTTTCTATGACTTCCTGCGGGGCCTTGAGGCTTCTTGGGTTTGGGTGCAACTGATGACTGGTTTGGCCCGAGATGGACGGGAGTCAGGAGGGACCACAGCGCTACCCCCAGCCCTTtgcctgcccccacctccagctcCTGGGCCCATGGGCAACTGTGCCATCCTTGCCAGCAAGCAGCCTGTACCCAG ACTACCACCCTCACCATCAGTAGCCTTGGTCTGTGAGCTCCGGGCCTGGCAGGGGCTAGCATGGGCTAAGGCACCACAGCCAAAGGCCTGGGCCTCACTAGTGCTATTTGACCAGAATCAAAGGCTGCTAAGTGGTCGCTGGCGTCTCCCATTTCGGGCCCTCCCTCCGGACCCCAGCCTTAGCCCTGGGCACCTTAGCCCCGGGCAGCTTAACAGGATTCCCCAGGTGAGTGTGGAGGATGGGGGCTGGGTCTGCTCCTTCACGTTACAGATGCAAGGCCATCTCACCTTTCCCCAGGGTAATCAGGCCGAGCTCTTTCTGCGACTGGtgaatgcaagagatgcaggtgtcCAGACCCTGGCGGAGATCAATCCAGCAAATGCCCACGAGTACCAGTACCCACCCCTG GTACCCAACTCATCTTCACCGGAAGCCAGCCCCCTCACCCCAACAACTGCCTTTGTTGACCCCCCTCCTCCAGAAGATGCCTGA
- the CCDC17 gene encoding coiled-coil domain-containing protein 17 isoform X10, translating to MRPWITEIPRGPQGPWRRSEATTQSAHSKAAGSLGERLLALHWTHARRVAETAAQSWALEQRSEELSRRLQGLAWTGNGKSRIFSLERELRELRAEAGRTRGALEKLGAHVQQLQANPVTRLNTVREAELCGPVLQATPGTLPAEIGALREAYIRGGGQDPGVLGWMWQLQAEASALELRRSRTRRGEQKRASQETSLERGKGGGRAGAAFKELLAVEAENRRLEAEILALQMQRGAGQTPWGQGEPRLGANPSPRLRREDPPSLPPPVAPQLPPSTRVLFLGGAEKASQLPGAMTRNPARDPHYLLPTTDVLGPAPYNPGAGFVIFYDFLRGLEASWVWVQLMTGLARDGRESGGTTALPPALCLPPPPAPGPMGNCAILASKQPVPRLPPSPSVALVCELRAWQGLAWAKAPQPKAWASLVLFDQNQRLLSGRWRLPFRALPPDPSLSPGHLSPGQLNRIPQVSVEDGGWVCSFTLQMQGHLTFPQGNQAELFLRLVNARDAGVQTLAEINPANAHEYQYPPLVPNSSSPEASPLTPTTAFVDPPPPEDA from the exons ATGAGACCCTGGATAACAGAAATCCCCAGGGGGCCACAGGGGCCCTGGAGGCGTTCAGAGGCGACGACTCAGAGCGCCCACTCCAAGGCTGCTGGCAGCCTGGGCGAGCGGCTGCTGGCACTGCACTGGACTCACGCCAGGCGCGTGGCAGAGACCGCGGCACAGAGCTGGGCCCTAGAGCAGCGCAGCGAGG AACTGAGCCGGCGCCTCCAAGGTTTGGCCTGGACCGGGAACGGGAAATCACGCATATTCAGTCTGGAGCGAGAGCTTCGAGAACTCCGGGCAGAGGCAGGGCGAACGCGGGGAGCTCTGGAGAAGTTAGGGGCGCACGTTCAGCAGCTCCAGGCCAACCCGGT CACCCGGCTGAACACCGTGAGAGAAGCAGAACTCTGTGGTCCGGTGCTACAGGCCACCCCAGGGACTCTGCCTGCGGAGATCGG GGCCCTGCGTGAGGCCTACATTCGAGGCGGGGGCCAGGACCCCGGCGTTCTGGGCTGGATGTGGCAGCTGCAAGCGGAGGCATCAGCTCTGGAGCTTCGGCGGTCGCGGACCCGCAGGGGTGAACAGAAGCGGGCCAGCCAGGAGACCTCTCTGGAAAGAGGGAAGGGCG GAGGACGGGCAGGTGCTGCATTCAAGGAGCTTCTAGCAGTGGAGGCTGAAAACCGGCGCCTGGAGGCAGAAATCCTGGCTTTGCAGATGCAGAGGGGCGCAGGCCAGACACCCTGGG GGCAAGGGGAGCCGAGACTTGGGGCCAATCCGAGCCCACGCCTGAGGAGGGAAGATCCCCCAAGCCTCCCGCCTCCAGTGGCTCCCCAGCTGCCGCCCTCCACCAGAGTCCTATTCTTGGGTGGCGCTGAGAAGGCT TCGCAGCTTCCTGGAGCCATGACCAGGAACCCGGCCAGGGATCCACACTACCTCCTGCCCACAACTGACGTCCTGGGCCCTGCACCCTACAACCCTGG GGCTGGCTTTGTCATTTTCTATGACTTCCTGCGGGGCCTTGAGGCTTCTTGGGTTTGGGTGCAACTGATGACTGGTTTGGCCCGAGATGGACGGGAGTCAGGAGGGACCACAGCGCTACCCCCAGCCCTTtgcctgcccccacctccagctcCTGGGCCCATGGGCAACTGTGCCATCCTTGCCAGCAAGCAGCCTGTACCCAG ACTACCACCCTCACCATCAGTAGCCTTGGTCTGTGAGCTCCGGGCCTGGCAGGGGCTAGCATGGGCTAAGGCACCACAGCCAAAGGCCTGGGCCTCACTAGTGCTATTTGACCAGAATCAAAGGCTGCTAAGTGGTCGCTGGCGTCTCCCATTTCGGGCCCTCCCTCCGGACCCCAGCCTTAGCCCTGGGCACCTTAGCCCCGGGCAGCTTAACAGGATTCCCCAGGTGAGTGTGGAGGATGGGGGCTGGGTCTGCTCCTTCACGTTACAGATGCAAGGCCATCTCACCTTTCCCCAGGGTAATCAGGCCGAGCTCTTTCTGCGACTGGtgaatgcaagagatgcaggtgtcCAGACCCTGGCGGAGATCAATCCAGCAAATGCCCACGAGTACCAGTACCCACCCCTG GTACCCAACTCATCTTCACCGGAAGCCAGCCCCCTCACCCCAACAACTGCCTTTGTTGACCCCCCTCCTCCAGAAGATGCCTGA